The Halomicrobium zhouii region ATCTTCTCGACCTGGAACCGGGCGAGCTGGTCAGCGTGCTGTGTCGTCGTCATTGATAGTCGGGTAGGAACGTCTATCTCTAATAAGTATTCATCTTTCTGTCCGTCTGGGACGTATCTGTCGGCCCCGGTTCGAAGCCGTGGCCCACGGATCTGTCCCCCGTCGAAAGTACTCAGTCGTCGACCTGCGCCGTCTCGACGTCGTCGTCGCAGTCACAGCCGCCGCGTTCGAGCAACTCGGCGACGGTGTACTGCGAACCACACTTCTCACAGAGCACGTCGACGGTGACGAACAGTCGGAACTCGTCGAGGGTGATCCGGTCTGTCTCCCGGAGCTGGTTCAGGTTCGTCTCGCAGACCGAGGAGAGTCGCGAACTCAGTCGCTCGATGCTGTCGGCGGTGCGCTCCAGTCGGTCCTCGTCGCTGGCCCCTTCGTACTCGGCCCCGCGCTCGTTCTGGAGGTACGACCGGATGGCCTGGTAGGTGACGAAGTCGCGTTCGAGCTGTTCGACGTCGATGCCGTTGCGTTCGAGCCGGCTGCGGGCCTCCGTCCGGGTCCCCGACGTGACGTCTTCGGCGGTCAACAGCCGGAAGATGTTGTCGACTTCCCCGTCGAGCGTGGACATGCCGGCGTCGCTCATCGCCGCCGCCAGCAGCCGCCGGTTGAACTCTTCTGCGAGGTCACGGAGGCTCTTTCGCTCCGTGCCGTCGTCGGTCCAGGCCGCCTCCAGTTCCCCGCCGTACTCCGGTCCCAGGTCGTAGCCCTCGATCAGTCGGCCCACCTTCGTCTGCGTGGCCCCGCCGGTGCTTCCGTTACCCGATGCCATTTACTTGCCTTCGAGTACCGGACCGTCGTACCTTAACTTTATGATGCCCCGCTCGTACCGCACCGACGCCGCGCCTTCCCGCAGATTGGATAACATGCATACGTCTGTTATCGACCGGTGGGCCTCCCCGCTCGCGACCGAGAACGGACTGCCGATAATCATGTCAGGTACCCGTTTGCTCCTGCGTCCTATACGACAGTTGTCTGCATTTCGAACTGGTGATCGACGATGCCGTTCGCGCTAACCGGGGCTCCCTGTCTCGTATCGTTTCCCGGATCGGCGACGGACGACCCGGTCTTAGATACGACGCCCTACGCGCACCGGCGCCACCGAAGCCGACACGAACCGATGCCACCGAAGCCGACACGAACCGATGCCACCGGCGAGTCCAGCGGTCACGATGCCACTAGGTGACAGAAGCAGATGATATACTCGAATCTTACAATTCTCGAACCTGGCCGGGCAACGCGGCCGTCACTCGATGTCGATGGAGTGACCCGTCGAGTCGGGAGCGGCCTTCGGGATGGTCACCGAGAGGACGCCCTGTTCGAGCGTGGCCGTGACGTCGTCGGCGTCGACGGGTTCGGGCAGGCGGACGCGACGGGAGATCGACTTACTGGTCCGCTCCTGGTGGACGAACTCCCCGTCCTCAGTCGATACCTCGTCGCTCCGGGCCGCGTCGAGGTGGAGGGTCTGGTCCACGACGCGGAAGTCGACGTCGTCGGGTTCGAACCCGGGGAGGTCCGCCCGTACGTCGAACGCGTCGCCGCGGTCGACCACGTCGATGGAGGAGGCGCCGGACAGTTGCTGGGGATTCAGCCCGCCCCACTGCCGAGAGGCGTCCTCGAACTGCTCGCCCATCCGGTCGATCAGTCGCTCGATGTCGTCGAACGGCGTGCGTCGAGACATACCCGTACTCGGGTCCGGTCGACCTTTGTTACGTCGCCGTTACGCGATTGTCCGTCCGCCCGTCCACCCGACGCTGTCACGAGCGAGCGTCCGCCCGGGAGAGCCGACGACCGCCCGAGAACACGCTCCAACGGGCCGGTCGCGACGGGCAAAGCACGTGTTACTCCACGGCAAGCAGGGCTGAACCTCGGCACGGCGACAGGTCGGGCACGGGTCTGGCCGTCCGGTCGCTCGTTGCTCCCACTGTCAGGTCGACCGCCCGCCGCGGACAGGTGACTTCCACGTCACTGGCCCGTTTTTCCGTCTCGGGAGCGTAGACGAGACCGACCAATGACCACAGACCCATCGACGGACGAGGCACCGGTCACCGCGACGCCCCCCGAGTCGGCGTTCCGGACGACCGGACTCGACCACGTCACGCTCGTCGGCAGCAACGAGGCGGAGACCATCGAGTTCTACCGCGACGTCCTCGGCATGCCGTTGGTGCTCAGGCAGCCGAACCTGGACCAGCCGGAGGTCACCCACCTCTTCTTCGACACCGGTGACGGCCGCATCCTCACGTTCTTCGTCGAGGACGACCGGGACTCGAGCCGCCAGCCGCTCCGGACCCCCGTCGGCGGCGTCCACCACGTCGCCTTCACGGTCGACCCCGAGCGCTTCGACGAGGTGAAATCGGGCCTCTCC contains the following coding sequences:
- the rdfA gene encoding rod-determining factor RdfA, which encodes MASGNGSTGGATQTKVGRLIEGYDLGPEYGGELEAAWTDDGTERKSLRDLAEEFNRRLLAAAMSDAGMSTLDGEVDNIFRLLTAEDVTSGTRTEARSRLERNGIDVEQLERDFVTYQAIRSYLQNERGAEYEGASDEDRLERTADSIERLSSRLSSVCETNLNQLRETDRITLDEFRLFVTVDVLCEKCGSQYTVAELLERGGCDCDDDVETAQVDD
- a CDS encoding Hsp20/alpha crystallin family protein, which codes for MSRRTPFDDIERLIDRMGEQFEDASRQWGGLNPQQLSGASSIDVVDRGDAFDVRADLPGFEPDDVDFRVVDQTLHLDAARSDEVSTEDGEFVHQERTSKSISRRVRLPEPVDADDVTATLEQGVLSVTIPKAAPDSTGHSIDIE
- a CDS encoding VOC family protein; translation: MTTDPSTDEAPVTATPPESAFRTTGLDHVTLVGSNEAETIEFYRDVLGMPLVLRQPNLDQPEVTHLFFDTGDGRILTFFVEDDRDSSRQPLRTPVGGVHHVAFTVDPERFDEVKSGLSENGYQFNEFDRGIFHSLYTRDHNGLTLEFATDKYEIPDDRRGEVLALAHAKRVDDGAEYAKAEHLEAALSELGLDSEAVDLGDAATGAGVE